The DNA segment NNNNNNNNNNNNNNNNNNNNNNNNNNNNNNNNNNNNNNNNNNNNNNNNNNNNNNNNNNNNNNNNNNNNNNNNNNNNNNNNNNNNNNNNNNNNNNNNNNNNNNNNNNNNNNNNNNNNNNNNNNNNNNNNNNNNNNNNNNNNNNNNNNNNNNNNNNNNNNNNNNNNNNNNNNNNNNNNNNNNNNNNNNNNNNNNNNNNNNNNNNNNNNNNNNNNNNNNNNNNNNNNNNNNNNNNNNNNNNNNNNNNNNNNNNNNNNNNNNNNNNNNNNNNNNNNNNNNNNNNNNNNNNNNNNNNNNNNNNNNNNNNNNNNNNNNNNNNNNNNNNNNNNNNNNNNNNNNNNNNNNNNNNNNNNNNNNNNNNNNNNNNNNNNNNNNNNNNNNNNNNNNNNNNNNNNNNNNNNNNNNNttttgcttgattctaagctcattctaagtagtaaagggtgtaatttggtccaaattgacatatgaaaataactgtttttcaaccttcatcaacaccccaaacttNgaattttgcttgtcctcaagcaaaacaaaacaaaacaacacacaaaataaaaacttggctttatattgtttcatccaatgcctcaataatcccaaggtacatgacaaaactactcaattcaatatcctcaatgacatccaaaataagatgcatgcatgctttcaatccagagattgcaNaatagatgttatacactatgaatgatcaatccactaagcaaaaatgcactcatggaaattaacagttcaaatcaagcaagtgtttcaggttacactccactctctattgttcacaagtcacatgaaacaaaattgccattcatctcaaacaatcaacatctttacatgcagatgccatcaaaaggacttttccaaggcttgtaatgaggttgggctaacaagaaagaaaaaccaattctagaatgcaaaatccttgagtcaagagagctatcataatattcaacGTTTAAGCACCactctcaccaatgtctctcattcccaacttttcccttttctttttcttttgcattgagctcttcttcatgcttttctttttttcttttctttttctcatgaatttttcttttcacaatatttgagctcaatgcttttcacttgctttttcaattttcccccgtacaaccccaaacttgaacattTTCATCACATATAATTAAGCTcatctcaactcaaggtaaaagaaaacttcaaaacaagggttcacatactgtttaaggctaaggttcaaaaatggGTAATAAtctttcaagcattttgggtgaaaatttggatagggaagggttttcaaaaatggccttgatcacatgacattcacatgcaattcaatcaatcatcaagattaaggcaatatcatccatgttttcttgtgaacaatacatgcaacaataaaaactctggagctcaaaatctcacacacatgcttcctcacacaaaattcattcatacaccatgcctagcatcatgaccacaatcataaattcatcacccatctatttcctggatatcaacatgcactgCAACTNAATTCTCATCCAcctcaaataatcatcaaattgccccatcatgcacatcagtcaatcaaacattttcagaaaaagtattcaagccaagagtccacaccaaaacaaaaatacaacctattctaagaatttaaattgaaaaagtgtaagaagaaatctaggttgcctcctagtagcgcttgtttaacgtcacgagcctgacccaaacctcatggatctacCAACATCATGACTGAGGCAAATTGCTCTACATCTCCTCCTACATAGTGTTTGAGTCTTTGGCCATTCACGATCCATCTCTGTTGCTGATCATCTTCAGTTGAAgattctaattccactgctccacTCTGGAATACACGTTTCACCATaaaaggtcccgaccattttgacTTCAGCTTCCCTGGGAATAACGTTAGCCACGAGTTGAATAAGAGAACCAAATCtcctggatggaaagttctTTTCATCAGCTTCGTGTCATGATAaaacttcaccttatctttgtaagtcctGGATGACTCGTATGCATGCAAACACATTTCTTTGAGTTCTAGCAGCTGGTTGCCTCGTTTCCATTGAGCCTTGGCAGGGTCAAAATTCAAGAATTTCAACgcccaccaagctttgtgttccatttcaactggAAAATGACATGCTTTTTCCATAGACTAATTGAAAAGGAgataaccccatagaagttttcatggccGTTCTATATGCCCAGAGAGCATCGTCTAACTTCTGCGACCAATCTCTTCTTGGAAAGGTGACAGTCTTTtgtaaaattcttttgatttccctgttagaaacttcagcttggccattCGTCTGCAGATAATAAGGTGCAACTACCTtgtgtttcaccccataatgcttaagtaccttagctagctgagcattgcaaaagtgagatcccccatcactaATGAGGATCCTGGGAGTGCCAAAACGcgaaaagatttgtctttttaagaatttgatcacggtgttagcatcattcttaggacatgctacagcttcaacccatttactcacatagNNNNNNNNNNNNNNNNNNNNNNNNNNNNNNNNNNNNNNNNNNNNNNNNNNNNNNNNNNNNNNNNNNNNNNNNNNNNNNNNNNNNNNNNNNNNNNNNNNNNNNNNNNNNNNNNNNNNNNNNNNNNNNNNNNNNNNNNNNNNNNNNNNNNNNNNNNNNNNNNNNNNNNNNNNNNNNNNNNNNNNNNNNNNNNNNNNNNNNNNNNNNNNNNNNNNNNNNNNNNNNNNNNNNNNCGGAGGAAATGGTCCcataaaatcaataccccagcaatcaaagacttcaacttccaaaattccCTGTAGTGGCATttcatgcctccttgagatggtTCCAGTCCTATGGCATTTGTCGCagcttcgagcatgattatgagcatctttaaacaaagtcagccaataaaatcctgcttgtaAAACTTTTGCAGCAGTgcgttctccattataatgacccccataaggagaattatgacaatgccacagaatatcttctgcttctgcttcagtAACACATCTTCTCAACAGATTATTCGCTCCTATCTTGAacaaatatggatcatcccaGATGAATTGCTTGGCATCatataaaaacttctttttctgttgtcAAGTAAGTCCTTCTGGAATAACACCTGTGGCTTTAA comes from the Vigna radiata var. radiata cultivar VC1973A unplaced genomic scaffold, Vradiata_ver6 scaffold_108, whole genome shotgun sequence genome and includes:
- the LOC106754402 gene encoding uncharacterized protein LOC106754402, whose protein sequence is MEKACHFPVEMEHKAWWALKFLNFDPAKAQWKRGNQLLELKEMCLHAYESSRTYKDKVKFYHDTKLMKRTFHPGDLVLLFNSWLTLFPGKLKSKWSGPFMVKRVFQSGAVELESSTEDDQQQRWIVNGQRLKHYVGGDVEQFASVMMLVDP